AGGAAACGCGGTGCGATCGCGAGGACGATACGGCCTGGAACGGCGGACCCGCCGCCGCGCAACCGGAGCGCCCAGCGCGCCGCGCGGCCCAGCAGGACCGCGAAGCGATAGCGCACCGGCCTACTCGAGGTAGTCGCGCAGCGACTGCGAACGGGACGGGTGGCGCAGCTTTGCCATCGTCTTCGACTCGATCTGGCGGATGCGTTCGCGTGTCACTCCGAACGTGTCACCGATCTGGTCCAGCGTCTTCGGCATGCCATCACCGAGACCGAAACGCATGCGAATTACGCCTGCTTCACGTTCGGACAGCGAGTCGAGCAGGCTTTCCAGTTGCTTCTGCAGCATTGTGAAGCCGACCGCGTCTGCCGGAACGACTGCTTCGGTGTCTTCGATCAGATCGCCGAATTCACTGTCGCCGTCTTCGCCGAGCGGGGTGTGCAGAGAGATCGGCTCCCGGCCGTACTTCTGAACCTCGACGACCTTCTCAGGGGTCATGTCGAGTTCGCGGCTGAGCTCCTCCGGAGTGGGTTCGCGGCCGAGATCCTGGAGCATTTGCCGCTGGACGCGGGCAAGTTTGTTGATGACCTCGACCATGTGCACGGGAATACGGATGGTGCGGGCCTGGTCGGCCATGGCGCGCGTGATCGCCTGGCGAATCCACCAGGTCGCATACGTCGAGAACTTGAAGCCCTTCGTGTAGTCGAACTTTTCCACAGCGCGGATCAAACCGAGGTTGCCCTCCTGGATCAAATCCAAGAACTGCATGCCACGACCCGTGTACCGCTTGGCCAGCGACACGACGAGGCGCAGGTTCGCACCGAGCAGGTGGCTCTTGGCGCGTTGCCCGTCGCGGGCGACCCAGCGCAGCTCGCGCTCGAGTTCCTTGGAGAGCCCCTGGCTGTTGGCGAGCTTGTCCTCCGCGAACAGGCCGGCCTCAATCCTCATTGCCAACTCGACCTCTTCGGCCGCGTTCAGCAGAGCGACCTTGCCGATCTGCTTCAAGTAGTCCTTGACCGGGTCGGCTGTCGCACCGGTGATCGTGGCAGAGTAAACCGGAACGTCATCGTCCTCGTCGACGGCGCGCAGAACAAGCGCTCCGGTCGGAAGCGCGACTGCCTCGTCCGCAGTGTCAGTGTCGTCAGCAGCCGTTGCCTCGTCCGTCTCTGGCTCGTGAGCCTGCTCGTCATCGAGCACGCCTTCGGCGGTAGCCTTGGCGCTGGCGCGCCGCTTCGTGGCAGGAGTGGCCGTCTTCGTCGCTGGGGTCTTGGTCGCTGCAGTCTTGGTGGCTGCAGTCTTGGTGGCTGCCGTCTTGGTGGCCGGGGTCTTCGTCGCGGAGGTCTTGGTCGCTGCCGTCTTGGCGGGCGCTGTCGTGGCGGGCGCTGTCTTGGTGGGCGCTGTCGTGGGGGCGTCAGCCTTCACCGGCGCAACCGTCTTGGTCGCGGCGGCCTTGGTTGTTGCACGATTCGCGGGAGCCTTGGTGGTTTGGGTTGCCATGGATACACCTTTCACACCGCGCGCCCGTGGTGCAGGCGGCATCACTCGCGGCTCAGGTTGTGTTGTGGACATGCTTGCGTTGCGGACATGCTGTGTTGTGGACATGCAATTTTGTGGACGTCCTGTGTTGTGGACGTGCCGTGTTTTCGACATTATGAGGACCCATGTCAAGTCCTGGTGTTGTGCTCACTGGAAAGATTCCATTGGGCGACCGGGAATGAACGGGTCCAAGAAACAATTATTGCATGCTTTCGGCTAGCTGAGCGCCAACGGCCCCTACCGCCGACGCCGCCATGCCTCGTTGATTGCAACCCACAATGGACCCACTTCTATTCCCTCGTCTTCGGTCAGCTTGCGACGAGTCCTGCGACGTGCCGAGAGCAGGAAGCCCACGCCGATTCCGATGACCAGATATTGCACCGCGAAAGCCCACCGAAAGGATCCGAGCGTGTACAGCGTCGCGGCATCCGAACCCGGTTGACCGGCGTTGTGGTTGAGCAAGTCGAGCACGACGCCGATCAAGAACACCATCACGAAGCTGGCCAGGAAGCCACCCACGTTCACGATTCCATTGGCAGAGCCGAGATTGTGCAGCGGGTTGGAGGTGCGAGCGAAATCGAAGCCGATCAACGAACCGGGGCCGCCAGCCCCGACGACCACCAAAAGCGCAATGACGAGCCAGAGCGGCGGTGTTCCCGGCCAGAGCAAGACGACAGTCCAGGCGAGTGCCATCGCGGCGATGATGCCGAGCACAATGTTGCTGCGACGCAGCGGATGCCTCGCGGTCAAGATTCCGAGGAGCGGCCCGAAGACCATGCCTGCGACGACGATCACGATCAGCAGGGCTGAGGCGAGCTCCGCGCTGTAGCCAAGTGCGAAGACCATGAACGGATAGCCCCACATCAAACTGAAAACCGCGCCGGACGATTGCGTGGTGAAGTGCGACCAGAAGCCGAGTTGGGTGCCGGGCCGGCGCAGACTGATCCCAAGTTGATGCATCGACTGGCGCCACGAAGCAGGTCGCGGACCCTCGGTCGAATCCTTCGGACGGTCGGCGATGAATGCGAGGATGCCGAGCCCGGCCAGCACGGATAATGAGGCTGCGCTGAGAAAAGCGGTCGTCCATCCGGATTGATGCAGGATGATCGCGAACGGCACCGCAGACAGCACCTGGCCGAGCTGACCAATATTGCCGACCCACTGCGACAATTGCGGCACGATCCTGCCGCGAAACCATGAACTGACCAAGCGGATGAGCGAGATGAATATTGTCGCGTCGCCGGCGCCGACCAGGATCCGCCCGATCACCGCAATACCGATCGTCGGCGCAAGTGCGACGGTGACCTGCCCGACGACCATCAACAGCGTGCCGGATGCCATCAACCAGCGAGAGCCCACGCGGTCGATCAGAACTCCGACGGGCACCTGCATGGCCGCATAGACGACAAGCTGCACGACGGCAAGTGTTGACAACACCGCAGCGCTCGTGTGGAACCGATCGGTCGCGGCCACCCCGGCGACGCCGATCGACGTGCGCTGCATCACGGCAGCCAGGTAGGCGAATACGCCGACGCCGAATACGATCCAGGCGCGACGG
The Rathayibacter sp. SW19 DNA segment above includes these coding regions:
- a CDS encoding RNA polymerase sigma factor: MSTTQHVRNASMSTTQPEPRVMPPAPRARGVKGVSMATQTTKAPANRATTKAAATKTVAPVKADAPTTAPTKTAPATTAPAKTAATKTSATKTPATKTAATKTAATKTAATKTPATKTATPATKRRASAKATAEGVLDDEQAHEPETDEATAADDTDTADEAVALPTGALVLRAVDEDDDVPVYSATITGATADPVKDYLKQIGKVALLNAAEEVELAMRIEAGLFAEDKLANSQGLSKELERELRWVARDGQRAKSHLLGANLRLVVSLAKRYTGRGMQFLDLIQEGNLGLIRAVEKFDYTKGFKFSTYATWWIRQAITRAMADQARTIRIPVHMVEVINKLARVQRQMLQDLGREPTPEELSRELDMTPEKVVEVQKYGREPISLHTPLGEDGDSEFGDLIEDTEAVVPADAVGFTMLQKQLESLLDSLSEREAGVIRMRFGLGDGMPKTLDQIGDTFGVTRERIRQIESKTMAKLRHPSRSQSLRDYLE
- a CDS encoding MFS transporter, producing the protein MNSRRAWIVFGVGVFAYLAAVMQRTSIGVAGVAATDRFHTSAAVLSTLAVVQLVVYAAMQVPVGVLIDRVGSRWLMASGTLLMVVGQVTVALAPTIGIAVIGRILVGAGDATIFISLIRLVSSWFRGRIVPQLSQWVGNIGQLGQVLSAVPFAIILHQSGWTTAFLSAASLSVLAGLGILAFIADRPKDSTEGPRPASWRQSMHQLGISLRRPGTQLGFWSHFTTQSSGAVFSLMWGYPFMVFALGYSAELASALLIVIVVAGMVFGPLLGILTARHPLRRSNIVLGIIAAMALAWTVVLLWPGTPPLWLVIALLVVVGAGGPGSLIGFDFARTSNPLHNLGSANGIVNVGGFLASFVMVFLIGVVLDLLNHNAGQPGSDAATLYTLGSFRWAFAVQYLVIGIGVGFLLSARRRTRRKLTEDEGIEVGPLWVAINEAWRRRR